The proteins below come from a single Magallana gigas chromosome 10, xbMagGiga1.1, whole genome shotgun sequence genomic window:
- the LOC105327695 gene encoding uncharacterized isoform X1, whose product MLVDWLSVLFGALCVYLQTSISDGALPNKRQMDQLIKGVKWNWEHQKTYAVVKSGSGYIDVDVVSKYRLDGRSKLPTTKPPRPPTKKTVKPPRPPTNKNPPKPPPRPTTNKNKKINPRPPTQVGGSKNLALGKKTYMSSVYGRFGGQYCVNGNTKDFCHTRTQRNPWLRIDLGAVNNVDKVVIYNRNVQGGRFRNAFIHVGVSINRLRKCGYFRGPGKNSQKITIKCPGGMKGRFIQIQARANTILQLADVQVFGNPGAKGKVGGSKNLALGKKTYMSSVYGRFGGQYCVNGNTKDFCHTRTQRNPWLRIDLGAVNNVDKVVIYNRNVQGGRFRNAFIHVGVSINRLRKCGYFRGPGKNSQKITIKCPGGMKGRFIQIQARANTILQLADVQVFGNPGAKGKVGGSKNLALGKKTYMSSVYGRFGGQYCVNGNTKDFCHTRTQRNPWLRIDLGAVNNVDKVVIYNRNVQGGRFRNAFIHVGVSINRLRKCGYFRGPGKNSQKITIKCPGGMKGRFIQIQARANTILQLADVQVFGNPGAKGKVGGSKNLALGKKTYMSSVYGSFRGHYCVNGNTKDFCHTRTQRNPWLRIDLGAVNNVDKVVIYNRNVQGGRFRNAFIHVGVSINRLRKCGYFRGPGKNSQKITIKCPGGMKGRFIQIQARAKTILQLADVQVFGG is encoded by the exons ATGCTCGTGGACTGGTTGTCTGTGCTCTTCGGGGCGCTCTGTGTCTATTTACAGACCAGTATAAGCGATGGAGCGTTGCCAAACAAaa GGCAAATGGATCAACTGATCAAAGGAGTGAAATGGAACTGGGAGCACCAGAAAACTTATGCAGTAGTGAAATCTGGATCAGGATATATTGATGTTGACGTCGTTTCTAAATATAGACTAGATGGACGATCGAAACTACCTACAACTAAGCCACCCCGACCGCCAACTAAGAAAACAGTTAAACCACCACGACCGCCAACTAACAAAAATCCACCAAAACCGCCACCAAGACCGAcaaccaataaaaataaaaaaattaatccacGACCGCCCACTCAAG TCGGTGGTTCTAAAAATCTTGCATTGGGAAAAAAGACATATATGAGCAGTGTTTATGGCAGATTCGGAGGACAATATTGTGTCAACGGAAATACAAAAGATTTTTGTCACACCCGTACCCAGAGGAACCCATGGCTTCGAATTGATCTTGGTGCTGTTAACAACGTTGACAAAGTGGTCATCTATAACCGGAACGTTCAGG GAGGACGTTTTAGGAATGCATTCATACATGTTGGAGTATCAATAAATAGACTGAGGAAATGTGGGTATTTCAGAGGACCCGGAAAAAACAGTCAAAAGATAACAATCAAGTGTCCTGGTGGAATGAAAGGACGTTTTATTCAAATACAAGCCAGGGCGAACACAATTTTACAACTTGCCGACGTGCAAGTTTTTGGAAACCCTGGTGCTAAGGGTAAGG TCGGTGGTTCTAAAAATCTTGCATTGGGAAAAAAGACATATATGAGCAGTGTTTATGGCAGATTCGGAGGACAATATTGTGTCAACGGAAATACAAAAGATTTTTGTCACACCCGTACCCAGAGGAACCCATGGCTTCGAATTGATCTTGGAGCTGTTAACAACGTTGACAAAGTGGTCATCTATAACCGGAACGTTCAGG GAGGACGTTTTAGGAATGCATTCATACATGTTGGAGTATCAATAAATAGACTGAGGAAATGTGGGTATTTCAGAGGACCCGGAAAAAACAGTCAAAAGATAACAATCAAGTGTCCTGGTGGAATGAAAGGACGTTTTATTCAAATACAAGCCAGGGCGAACACAATTTTACAACTTGCCGACGTGCAAGTTTTTGGAAACCCTGGTGCTAAGGGTAAGG TCGGTGGTTCTAAAAATCTTGCATTGGGAAAAAAGACATATATGAGCAGTGTTTATGGCAGATTCGGAGGACAATATTGTGTCAACGGAAATACAAAAGATTTTTGTCACACCCGTACCCAGAGGAACCCATGGCTTCGAATTGATCTTGGAGCTGTTAACAACGTTGACAAAGTGGTCATCTATAACCGGAACGTTCAGG GAGGACGTTTTAGGAATGCATTCATACATGTTGGAGTATCAATAAATAGACTGAGGAAATGTGGGTATTTCAGAGGACCCGGAAAAAACAGTCAAAAGATAACAATCAAGTGTCCTGGTGGAATGAAAGGACGTTTTATTCAAATACAAGCCAGGGCGAACACAATTTTACAACTTGCCGACGTGCAAGTTTTTGGAAACCCTGGTGCTAAGGGTAAGG TCGGTGGTTCTAAAAATCTTGCATTGGGAAAAAAGACATATATGAGCAGTGTTTATGGCAGTTTCAGAGGACACTATTGTGTCAACGGAAATACAAAAGATTTTTGTCACACCCGTACCCAGAGGAACCCATGGCTTCGAATTGATCTTGGAGCTGTTAACAACGTTGACAAAGTGGTCATCTATAACCGGAACGTTCAGG GAGGACGTTTTAGGAATGCATTCATACATGTTGGAGTATCAATAAATAGACTGAGGAAATGTGGGTATTTCAGAGGACCCGGAAAAAACAGTCAAAAGATAACAATCAAGTGTCCTGGTGGAATGAAAGGACGTTTTATTCAAATACAAGCCAGGgcgaaaacaattttacaactTGCCGACGTGCAAGTTTTTGGAGGTTAA
- the LOC105327695 gene encoding uncharacterized isoform X4, with protein MLVDWLSVLFGALCVYLQTSISDGALPNKRQMDQLIKGVKWNWEHQKTYAVVKSGSGYIDVDVVSKYRLDGRSKLPTTKPPRPPTKKTVKPPRPPTNKNPPKPPPRPTTNKNKKINPRPPTQVGGSKNLALGKKTYMSSVYGRFGGQYCVNGNTKDFCHTRTQRNPWLRIDLGAVNNVDKVVIYNRNVQGGRFRNAFIHVGVSINRLRKCGYFRGPGKNSQKITIKCPGGMKGRFIQIQARANTILQLADVQVFGNPGAKVGGSKNLALGKKTYMSSVYGRFGGQYCVNGNTKDFCHTRTQRNPWLRIDLGAVNNVDKVVIYNRNVQGGRFRNAFIHVGVSINRLRKCGYFRGPGKNSQKITIKCPGGMKGRFIQIQARANTILQLADVQVFGNPGAKGKVGGSKNLALGKKTYMSSVYGRFGGQYCVNGNTKDFCHTRTQRNPWLRIDLGAVNNVDKVVIYNRNVQGGRFRNAFIHVGVSINRLRKCGYFRGPGKNSQKITIKCPGGMKGRFIQIQARANTILQLADVQVFGNPGAKGKVGGSKNLALGKKTYMSSVYGSFRGHYCVNGNTKDFCHTRTQRNPWLRIDLGAVNNVDKVVIYNRNVQGGRFRNAFIHVGVSINRLRKCGYFRGPGKNSQKITIKCPGGMKGRFIQIQARAKTILQLADVQVFGG; from the exons ATGCTCGTGGACTGGTTGTCTGTGCTCTTCGGGGCGCTCTGTGTCTATTTACAGACCAGTATAAGCGATGGAGCGTTGCCAAACAAaa GGCAAATGGATCAACTGATCAAAGGAGTGAAATGGAACTGGGAGCACCAGAAAACTTATGCAGTAGTGAAATCTGGATCAGGATATATTGATGTTGACGTCGTTTCTAAATATAGACTAGATGGACGATCGAAACTACCTACAACTAAGCCACCCCGACCGCCAACTAAGAAAACAGTTAAACCACCACGACCGCCAACTAACAAAAATCCACCAAAACCGCCACCAAGACCGAcaaccaataaaaataaaaaaattaatccacGACCGCCCACTCAAG TCGGTGGTTCTAAAAATCTTGCATTGGGAAAAAAGACATATATGAGCAGTGTTTATGGCAGATTCGGAGGACAATATTGTGTCAACGGAAATACAAAAGATTTTTGTCACACCCGTACCCAGAGGAACCCATGGCTTCGAATTGATCTTGGTGCTGTTAACAACGTTGACAAAGTGGTCATCTATAACCGGAACGTTCAGG GAGGACGTTTTAGGAATGCATTCATACATGTTGGAGTATCAATAAATAGACTGAGGAAATGTGGGTATTTCAGAGGACCCGGAAAAAACAGTCAAAAGATAACAATCAAGTGTCCTGGTGGAATGAAAGGACGTTTTATTCAAATACAAGCCAGGGCGAACACAATTTTACAACTTGCCGACGTGCAAGTTTTTGGAAACCCTGGTGCTAAGG TCGGTGGTTCTAAAAATCTTGCATTGGGAAAAAAGACATATATGAGCAGTGTTTATGGCAGATTCGGAGGACAATATTGTGTCAACGGAAATACAAAAGATTTTTGTCACACCCGTACCCAGAGGAACCCATGGCTTCGAATTGATCTTGGAGCTGTTAACAACGTTGACAAAGTGGTCATCTATAACCGGAACGTTCAGG GAGGACGTTTTAGGAATGCATTCATACATGTTGGAGTATCAATAAATAGACTGAGGAAATGTGGGTATTTCAGAGGACCCGGAAAAAACAGTCAAAAGATAACAATCAAGTGTCCTGGTGGAATGAAAGGACGTTTTATTCAAATACAAGCCAGGGCGAACACAATTTTACAACTTGCCGACGTGCAAGTTTTTGGAAACCCTGGTGCTAAGGGTAAGG TCGGTGGTTCTAAAAATCTTGCATTGGGAAAAAAGACATATATGAGCAGTGTTTATGGCAGATTCGGAGGACAATATTGTGTCAACGGAAATACAAAAGATTTTTGTCACACCCGTACCCAGAGGAACCCATGGCTTCGAATTGATCTTGGAGCTGTTAACAACGTTGACAAAGTGGTCATCTATAACCGGAACGTTCAGG GAGGACGTTTTAGGAATGCATTCATACATGTTGGAGTATCAATAAATAGACTGAGGAAATGTGGGTATTTCAGAGGACCCGGAAAAAACAGTCAAAAGATAACAATCAAGTGTCCTGGTGGAATGAAAGGACGTTTTATTCAAATACAAGCCAGGGCGAACACAATTTTACAACTTGCCGACGTGCAAGTTTTTGGAAACCCTGGTGCTAAGGGTAAGG TCGGTGGTTCTAAAAATCTTGCATTGGGAAAAAAGACATATATGAGCAGTGTTTATGGCAGTTTCAGAGGACACTATTGTGTCAACGGAAATACAAAAGATTTTTGTCACACCCGTACCCAGAGGAACCCATGGCTTCGAATTGATCTTGGAGCTGTTAACAACGTTGACAAAGTGGTCATCTATAACCGGAACGTTCAGG GAGGACGTTTTAGGAATGCATTCATACATGTTGGAGTATCAATAAATAGACTGAGGAAATGTGGGTATTTCAGAGGACCCGGAAAAAACAGTCAAAAGATAACAATCAAGTGTCCTGGTGGAATGAAAGGACGTTTTATTCAAATACAAGCCAGGgcgaaaacaattttacaactTGCCGACGTGCAAGTTTTTGGAGGTTAA
- the LOC105327695 gene encoding uncharacterized isoform X2, whose product MLVDWLSVLFGALCVYLQTSISDGALPNKRQMDQLIKGVKWNWEHQKTYAVVKSGSGYIDVDVVSKYRLDGRSKLPTTKPPRPPTKKTVKPPRPPTNKNPPKPPPRPTTNKNKKINPRPPTQVGGSKNLALGKKTYMSSVYGRFGGQYCVNGNTKDFCHTRTQRNPWLRIDLGAVNNVDKVVIYNRNVQGGRFRNAFIHVGVSINRLRKCGYFRGPGKNSQKITIKCPGGMKGRFIQIQARANTILQLADVQVFGNPGAKGKVGGSKNLALGKKTYMSSVYGRFGGQYCVNGNTKDFCHTRTQRNPWLRIDLGAVNNVDKVVIYNRNVQGGRFRNAFIHVGVSINRLRKCGYFRGPGKNSQKITIKCPGGMKGRFIQIQARANTILQLADVQVFGNPGAKGKVGGSKNLALGKKTYMSSVYGRFGGQYCVNGNTKDFCHTRTQRNPWLRIDLGAVNNVDKVVIYNRNVQGGRFRNAFIHVGVSINRLRKCGYFRGPGKNSQKITIKCPGGMKGRFIQIQARANTILQLADVQVFGNPGAKVGGSKNLALGKKTYMSSVYGSFRGHYCVNGNTKDFCHTRTQRNPWLRIDLGAVNNVDKVVIYNRNVQGGRFRNAFIHVGVSINRLRKCGYFRGPGKNSQKITIKCPGGMKGRFIQIQARAKTILQLADVQVFGG is encoded by the exons ATGCTCGTGGACTGGTTGTCTGTGCTCTTCGGGGCGCTCTGTGTCTATTTACAGACCAGTATAAGCGATGGAGCGTTGCCAAACAAaa GGCAAATGGATCAACTGATCAAAGGAGTGAAATGGAACTGGGAGCACCAGAAAACTTATGCAGTAGTGAAATCTGGATCAGGATATATTGATGTTGACGTCGTTTCTAAATATAGACTAGATGGACGATCGAAACTACCTACAACTAAGCCACCCCGACCGCCAACTAAGAAAACAGTTAAACCACCACGACCGCCAACTAACAAAAATCCACCAAAACCGCCACCAAGACCGAcaaccaataaaaataaaaaaattaatccacGACCGCCCACTCAAG TCGGTGGTTCTAAAAATCTTGCATTGGGAAAAAAGACATATATGAGCAGTGTTTATGGCAGATTCGGAGGACAATATTGTGTCAACGGAAATACAAAAGATTTTTGTCACACCCGTACCCAGAGGAACCCATGGCTTCGAATTGATCTTGGTGCTGTTAACAACGTTGACAAAGTGGTCATCTATAACCGGAACGTTCAGG GAGGACGTTTTAGGAATGCATTCATACATGTTGGAGTATCAATAAATAGACTGAGGAAATGTGGGTATTTCAGAGGACCCGGAAAAAACAGTCAAAAGATAACAATCAAGTGTCCTGGTGGAATGAAAGGACGTTTTATTCAAATACAAGCCAGGGCGAACACAATTTTACAACTTGCCGACGTGCAAGTTTTTGGAAACCCTGGTGCTAAGGGTAAGG TCGGTGGTTCTAAAAATCTTGCATTGGGAAAAAAGACATATATGAGCAGTGTTTATGGCAGATTCGGAGGACAATATTGTGTCAACGGAAATACAAAAGATTTTTGTCACACCCGTACCCAGAGGAACCCATGGCTTCGAATTGATCTTGGAGCTGTTAACAACGTTGACAAAGTGGTCATCTATAACCGGAACGTTCAGG GAGGACGTTTTAGGAATGCATTCATACATGTTGGAGTATCAATAAATAGACTGAGGAAATGTGGGTATTTCAGAGGACCCGGAAAAAACAGTCAAAAGATAACAATCAAGTGTCCTGGTGGAATGAAAGGACGTTTTATTCAAATACAAGCCAGGGCGAACACAATTTTACAACTTGCCGACGTGCAAGTTTTTGGAAACCCTGGTGCTAAGGGTAAGG TCGGTGGTTCTAAAAATCTTGCATTGGGAAAAAAGACATATATGAGCAGTGTTTATGGCAGATTCGGAGGACAATATTGTGTCAACGGAAATACAAAAGATTTTTGTCACACCCGTACCCAGAGGAACCCATGGCTTCGAATTGATCTTGGAGCTGTTAACAACGTTGACAAAGTGGTCATCTATAACCGGAACGTTCAGG GAGGACGTTTTAGGAATGCATTCATACATGTTGGAGTATCAATAAATAGACTGAGGAAATGTGGGTATTTCAGAGGACCCGGAAAAAACAGTCAAAAGATAACAATCAAGTGTCCTGGTGGAATGAAAGGACGTTTTATTCAAATACAAGCCAGGGCGAACACAATTTTACAACTTGCCGACGTGCAAGTTTTTGGAAACCCTGGTGCTAAGG TCGGTGGTTCTAAAAATCTTGCATTGGGAAAAAAGACATATATGAGCAGTGTTTATGGCAGTTTCAGAGGACACTATTGTGTCAACGGAAATACAAAAGATTTTTGTCACACCCGTACCCAGAGGAACCCATGGCTTCGAATTGATCTTGGAGCTGTTAACAACGTTGACAAAGTGGTCATCTATAACCGGAACGTTCAGG GAGGACGTTTTAGGAATGCATTCATACATGTTGGAGTATCAATAAATAGACTGAGGAAATGTGGGTATTTCAGAGGACCCGGAAAAAACAGTCAAAAGATAACAATCAAGTGTCCTGGTGGAATGAAAGGACGTTTTATTCAAATACAAGCCAGGgcgaaaacaattttacaactTGCCGACGTGCAAGTTTTTGGAGGTTAA
- the LOC105327695 gene encoding uncharacterized isoform X3: MLVDWLSVLFGALCVYLQTSISDGALPNKRQMDQLIKGVKWNWEHQKTYAVVKSGSGYIDVDVVSKYRLDGRSKLPTTKPPRPPTKKTVKPPRPPTNKNPPKPPPRPTTNKNKKINPRPPTQVGGSKNLALGKKTYMSSVYGRFGGQYCVNGNTKDFCHTRTQRNPWLRIDLGAVNNVDKVVIYNRNVQGGRFRNAFIHVGVSINRLRKCGYFRGPGKNSQKITIKCPGGMKGRFIQIQARANTILQLADVQVFGNPGAKGKVGGSKNLALGKKTYMSSVYGRFGGQYCVNGNTKDFCHTRTQRNPWLRIDLGAVNNVDKVVIYNRNVQGGRFRNAFIHVGVSINRLRKCGYFRGPGKNSQKITIKCPGGMKGRFIQIQARANTILQLADVQVFGNPGAKVGGSKNLALGKKTYMSSVYGRFGGQYCVNGNTKDFCHTRTQRNPWLRIDLGAVNNVDKVVIYNRNVQGGRFRNAFIHVGVSINRLRKCGYFRGPGKNSQKITIKCPGGMKGRFIQIQARANTILQLADVQVFGNPGAKGKVGGSKNLALGKKTYMSSVYGSFRGHYCVNGNTKDFCHTRTQRNPWLRIDLGAVNNVDKVVIYNRNVQGGRFRNAFIHVGVSINRLRKCGYFRGPGKNSQKITIKCPGGMKGRFIQIQARAKTILQLADVQVFGG; encoded by the exons ATGCTCGTGGACTGGTTGTCTGTGCTCTTCGGGGCGCTCTGTGTCTATTTACAGACCAGTATAAGCGATGGAGCGTTGCCAAACAAaa GGCAAATGGATCAACTGATCAAAGGAGTGAAATGGAACTGGGAGCACCAGAAAACTTATGCAGTAGTGAAATCTGGATCAGGATATATTGATGTTGACGTCGTTTCTAAATATAGACTAGATGGACGATCGAAACTACCTACAACTAAGCCACCCCGACCGCCAACTAAGAAAACAGTTAAACCACCACGACCGCCAACTAACAAAAATCCACCAAAACCGCCACCAAGACCGAcaaccaataaaaataaaaaaattaatccacGACCGCCCACTCAAG TCGGTGGTTCTAAAAATCTTGCATTGGGAAAAAAGACATATATGAGCAGTGTTTATGGCAGATTCGGAGGACAATATTGTGTCAACGGAAATACAAAAGATTTTTGTCACACCCGTACCCAGAGGAACCCATGGCTTCGAATTGATCTTGGTGCTGTTAACAACGTTGACAAAGTGGTCATCTATAACCGGAACGTTCAGG GAGGACGTTTTAGGAATGCATTCATACATGTTGGAGTATCAATAAATAGACTGAGGAAATGTGGGTATTTCAGAGGACCCGGAAAAAACAGTCAAAAGATAACAATCAAGTGTCCTGGTGGAATGAAAGGACGTTTTATTCAAATACAAGCCAGGGCGAACACAATTTTACAACTTGCCGACGTGCAAGTTTTTGGAAACCCTGGTGCTAAGGGTAAGG TCGGTGGTTCTAAAAATCTTGCATTGGGAAAAAAGACATATATGAGCAGTGTTTATGGCAGATTCGGAGGACAATATTGTGTCAACGGAAATACAAAAGATTTTTGTCACACCCGTACCCAGAGGAACCCATGGCTTCGAATTGATCTTGGAGCTGTTAACAACGTTGACAAAGTGGTCATCTATAACCGGAACGTTCAGG GAGGACGTTTTAGGAATGCATTCATACATGTTGGAGTATCAATAAATAGACTGAGGAAATGTGGGTATTTCAGAGGACCCGGAAAAAACAGTCAAAAGATAACAATCAAGTGTCCTGGTGGAATGAAAGGACGTTTTATTCAAATACAAGCCAGGGCGAACACAATTTTACAACTTGCCGACGTGCAAGTTTTTGGAAACCCTGGTGCTAAGG TCGGTGGTTCTAAAAATCTTGCATTGGGAAAAAAGACATATATGAGCAGTGTTTATGGCAGATTCGGAGGACAATATTGTGTCAACGGAAATACAAAAGATTTTTGTCACACCCGTACCCAGAGGAACCCATGGCTTCGAATTGATCTTGGAGCTGTTAACAACGTTGACAAAGTGGTCATCTATAACCGGAACGTTCAGG GAGGACGTTTTAGGAATGCATTCATACATGTTGGAGTATCAATAAATAGACTGAGGAAATGTGGGTATTTCAGAGGACCCGGAAAAAACAGTCAAAAGATAACAATCAAGTGTCCTGGTGGAATGAAAGGACGTTTTATTCAAATACAAGCCAGGGCGAACACAATTTTACAACTTGCCGACGTGCAAGTTTTTGGAAACCCTGGTGCTAAGGGTAAGG TCGGTGGTTCTAAAAATCTTGCATTGGGAAAAAAGACATATATGAGCAGTGTTTATGGCAGTTTCAGAGGACACTATTGTGTCAACGGAAATACAAAAGATTTTTGTCACACCCGTACCCAGAGGAACCCATGGCTTCGAATTGATCTTGGAGCTGTTAACAACGTTGACAAAGTGGTCATCTATAACCGGAACGTTCAGG GAGGACGTTTTAGGAATGCATTCATACATGTTGGAGTATCAATAAATAGACTGAGGAAATGTGGGTATTTCAGAGGACCCGGAAAAAACAGTCAAAAGATAACAATCAAGTGTCCTGGTGGAATGAAAGGACGTTTTATTCAAATACAAGCCAGGgcgaaaacaattttacaactTGCCGACGTGCAAGTTTTTGGAGGTTAA
- the LOC105327695 gene encoding uncharacterized isoform X5 produces MLVDWLSVLFGALCVYLQTSISDGALPNKRQMDQLIKGVKWNWEHQKTYAVVKSGSGYIDVDVVSKYRLDGRSKLPTTKPPRPPTKKTVKPPRPPTNKNPPKPPPRPTTNKNKKINPRPPTQVGGSKNLALGKKTYMSSVYGRFGGQYCVNGNTKDFCHTRTQRNPWLRIDLGAVNNVDKVVIYNRNVQGGRFRNAFIHVGVSINRLRKCGYFRGPGKNSQKITIKCPGGMKGRFIQIQARANTILQLADVQVFGNPGAKGKVGGSKNLALGKKTYMSSVYGRFGGQYCVNGNTKDFCHTRTQRNPWLRIDLGAVNNVDKVVIYNRNVQGGRFRNAFIHVGVSINRLRKCGYFRGPGKNSQKITIKCPGGMKGRFIQIQARANTILQLADVQVFGNPGAKVGGSKNLALGKKTYMSSVYGRFGGQYCVNGNTKDFCHTRTQRNPWLRIDLGAVNNVDKVVIYNRNVQGGRFRNAFIHVGVSINRLRKCGYFRGPGKNSQKITIKCPGGMKGRFIQIQARANTILQLADVQVFGNPGAKVGGSKNLALGKKTYMSSVYGSFRGHYCVNGNTKDFCHTRTQRNPWLRIDLGAVNNVDKVVIYNRNVQGGRFRNAFIHVGVSINRLRKCGYFRGPGKNSQKITIKCPGGMKGRFIQIQARAKTILQLADVQVFGG; encoded by the exons ATGCTCGTGGACTGGTTGTCTGTGCTCTTCGGGGCGCTCTGTGTCTATTTACAGACCAGTATAAGCGATGGAGCGTTGCCAAACAAaa GGCAAATGGATCAACTGATCAAAGGAGTGAAATGGAACTGGGAGCACCAGAAAACTTATGCAGTAGTGAAATCTGGATCAGGATATATTGATGTTGACGTCGTTTCTAAATATAGACTAGATGGACGATCGAAACTACCTACAACTAAGCCACCCCGACCGCCAACTAAGAAAACAGTTAAACCACCACGACCGCCAACTAACAAAAATCCACCAAAACCGCCACCAAGACCGAcaaccaataaaaataaaaaaattaatccacGACCGCCCACTCAAG TCGGTGGTTCTAAAAATCTTGCATTGGGAAAAAAGACATATATGAGCAGTGTTTATGGCAGATTCGGAGGACAATATTGTGTCAACGGAAATACAAAAGATTTTTGTCACACCCGTACCCAGAGGAACCCATGGCTTCGAATTGATCTTGGTGCTGTTAACAACGTTGACAAAGTGGTCATCTATAACCGGAACGTTCAGG GAGGACGTTTTAGGAATGCATTCATACATGTTGGAGTATCAATAAATAGACTGAGGAAATGTGGGTATTTCAGAGGACCCGGAAAAAACAGTCAAAAGATAACAATCAAGTGTCCTGGTGGAATGAAAGGACGTTTTATTCAAATACAAGCCAGGGCGAACACAATTTTACAACTTGCCGACGTGCAAGTTTTTGGAAACCCTGGTGCTAAGGGTAAGG TCGGTGGTTCTAAAAATCTTGCATTGGGAAAAAAGACATATATGAGCAGTGTTTATGGCAGATTCGGAGGACAATATTGTGTCAACGGAAATACAAAAGATTTTTGTCACACCCGTACCCAGAGGAACCCATGGCTTCGAATTGATCTTGGAGCTGTTAACAACGTTGACAAAGTGGTCATCTATAACCGGAACGTTCAGG GAGGACGTTTTAGGAATGCATTCATACATGTTGGAGTATCAATAAATAGACTGAGGAAATGTGGGTATTTCAGAGGACCCGGAAAAAACAGTCAAAAGATAACAATCAAGTGTCCTGGTGGAATGAAAGGACGTTTTATTCAAATACAAGCCAGGGCGAACACAATTTTACAACTTGCCGACGTGCAAGTTTTTGGAAACCCTGGTGCTAAGG TCGGTGGTTCTAAAAATCTTGCATTGGGAAAAAAGACATATATGAGCAGTGTTTATGGCAGATTCGGAGGACAATATTGTGTCAACGGAAATACAAAAGATTTTTGTCACACCCGTACCCAGAGGAACCCATGGCTTCGAATTGATCTTGGAGCTGTTAACAACGTTGACAAAGTGGTCATCTATAACCGGAACGTTCAGG GAGGACGTTTTAGGAATGCATTCATACATGTTGGAGTATCAATAAATAGACTGAGGAAATGTGGGTATTTCAGAGGACCCGGAAAAAACAGTCAAAAGATAACAATCAAGTGTCCTGGTGGAATGAAAGGACGTTTTATTCAAATACAAGCCAGGGCGAACACAATTTTACAACTTGCCGACGTGCAAGTTTTTGGAAACCCTGGTGCTAAGG TCGGTGGTTCTAAAAATCTTGCATTGGGAAAAAAGACATATATGAGCAGTGTTTATGGCAGTTTCAGAGGACACTATTGTGTCAACGGAAATACAAAAGATTTTTGTCACACCCGTACCCAGAGGAACCCATGGCTTCGAATTGATCTTGGAGCTGTTAACAACGTTGACAAAGTGGTCATCTATAACCGGAACGTTCAGG GAGGACGTTTTAGGAATGCATTCATACATGTTGGAGTATCAATAAATAGACTGAGGAAATGTGGGTATTTCAGAGGACCCGGAAAAAACAGTCAAAAGATAACAATCAAGTGTCCTGGTGGAATGAAAGGACGTTTTATTCAAATACAAGCCAGGgcgaaaacaattttacaactTGCCGACGTGCAAGTTTTTGGAGGTTAA
- the LOC105327695 gene encoding uncharacterized LOC105327695 precursor (The RefSeq protein has 1 substitution compared to this genomic sequence), translating into MLVDWLSVLFGALCVYLQTSISDGALPNKRQMDQLIKGVKWNWEHQKTYAVVKSGSGYIDVDVVSKYRLDGRSKLPTTKPPRPPTKKTVKPPRPPTNKNPPKPPPRPTTNKNKKINPRPPTQVGGSKNLALGKKTYMSSVYGSFGGQYCVNGNTKDFCHTRTQRNPWLRIDLGAVNNVDKVVIYNRNVQGGRFRNAFIHVGVSINRLRKCGYFRGPGKNSQKITIKCPGGMKGRFIQIQARAKTILQLADVQVFGG; encoded by the exons ATGCTCGTGGACTGGTTGTCTGTGCTCTTCGGGGCGCTCTGTGTCTATTTACAGACCAGTATAAGCGATGGAGCGTTGCCAAACAAaa GGCAAATGGATCAACTGATCAAAGGAGTGAAATGGAACTGGGAGCACCAGAAAACTTATGCAGTAGTGAAATCTGGATCAGGATATATTGATGTTGACGTCGTTTCTAAATATAGACTAGATGGACGATCGAAACTACCTACAACTAAGCCACCCCGACCGCCAACTAAGAAAACAGTTAAACCACCACGACCGCCAACTAACAAAAATCCACCAAAACCGCCACCAAGACCGAcaaccaataaaaataaaaaaattaatccacGACCGCCCACTCAAG TCGGTGGTTCTAAAAATCTTGCATTGGGAAAAAAGACATATATGAGCAGTGTTTATGGCAGATTCGGAGGACAATATTGTGTCAACGGAAATACAAAAGATTTTTGTCACACCCGTACCCAGAGGAACCCATGGCTTCGAATTGATCTTGGAGCTGTTAACAACGTTGACAAAGTGGTCATCTATAACCGGAACGTTCAGG GAGGACGTTTTAGGAATGCATTCATACATGTTGGAGTATCAATAAATAGACTGAGGAAATGTGGGTATTTCAGAGGACCCGGAAAAAACAGTCAAAAGATAACAATCAAGTGTCCTGGTGGAATGAAAGGACGTTTTATTCAAATACAAGCCAGGgcgaaaacaattttacaactTGCCGACGTGCAAGTTTTTGGAGGTTAA